The following are from one region of the Chloroflexi bacterium ADurb.Bin180 genome:
- a CDS encoding Polysaccharide deacetylase translates to MTTSLPILTFHDLSPSRDLLSLPPARFERILTTLVNAGWQCWPLLRLAQRLRDGLNLPSRTFCITLDDGYRSVHQVALPILRELNLTATVFALVGQRLADPDGVASYRGRPLLTWSELRELAEAGCSIGAHTITHRNLARLSPSQALDEALQSRRVLSDRIGLAEAEIRAFAFPGGRASTAACQALEPFFACACTDELALVTAHSRPMALPRIDTYYLRHPRLAALLPGRWFEPYIRTISIPRRLRRSISDLVGDGVIRV, encoded by the coding sequence ATGACCACATCGCTCCCCATACTGACCTTCCACGACCTCAGCCCGAGCCGGGACCTGCTTTCCCTGCCGCCGGCCCGTTTCGAGCGCATTCTAACCACTCTGGTCAATGCTGGCTGGCAGTGCTGGCCGTTGTTGCGTCTGGCTCAGCGCCTTCGCGACGGTCTGAACCTCCCGTCCCGCACCTTTTGTATCACCCTTGACGATGGCTATCGCTCCGTCCACCAGGTGGCCTTGCCCATCCTGCGTGAACTGAACCTCACCGCCACCGTCTTTGCCCTGGTCGGGCAGCGCCTGGCCGATCCCGACGGTGTGGCCTCGTACCGAGGCCGCCCTCTCCTGACCTGGTCAGAGCTGCGCGAACTCGCGGAGGCTGGCTGCTCCATCGGCGCACACACCATCACGCACCGCAACCTGGCCCGGCTGAGCCCCTCGCAGGCCCTCGATGAGGCGCTCCAATCCCGCCGGGTGCTCTCCGACCGTATCGGTCTTGCCGAAGCCGAGATCCGCGCCTTTGCCTTCCCTGGTGGGCGGGCGAGCACTGCTGCGTGCCAGGCCCTCGAGCCCTTCTTCGCCTGCGCCTGCACCGACGAGCTGGCCCTGGTCACTGCCCACAGCCGCCCGATGGCCCTGCCACGCATCGACACCTACTACCTGCGCCACCCGCGTCTGGCCGCTCTGCTGCCGGGCCGCTGGTTCGAACCCTACATTCGCACCATCTCCATTCCGCGCCGGCTGCGTCGCTCCATCTCCGACCTGGTGGGCGACGGCGTGATCAGAGTGTGA
- a CDS encoding MbtH-like protein: MSSEEPDTKTYRVVINHEEQYSIWPTDQENPLGWRDAGQSGTRSECLEYIKRVWTDMRPLSVRRRMEHTQPQ, from the coding sequence ATGAGCAGCGAAGAACCAGACACGAAAACCTACCGGGTCGTTATCAATCACGAGGAACAGTACTCCATCTGGCCGACGGACCAGGAGAACCCCCTCGGCTGGCGCGATGCCGGCCAGAGTGGCACGCGCAGCGAGTGTCTGGAGTACATCAAGCGCGTCTGGACCGATATGCGCCCGCTGAGCGTCCGCCGGCGCATGGAGCACACACAACCCCAGTGA
- a CDS encoding Glycosyl transferase family 2, which translates to MSESEQLSVSITVPTARADDNLRLCLSSIVAAHPPPDELLVLVDGGDPEACALAAQFGARVMPTALRSGPAAARNAAAQLVTGAILFFVDSDVVIPPDAVARVRQAFVDYPDAAAIFGSYDDAPAAPNFFSQYKNLLHHYVHQQGCEEASTFWAGCGAIRADAFRAVNGFDAGYRIPSMEDIELGYRLRASGRRIRLVKSLQVKHLKHWTAGSLIRADFLARALPWSRLILSSGVLINDLNVTIRSRVCAVLVYGLLLALGLAIRWPVLLWLAAVQVAALLVLNADLYRFFLRKRGFWFTLAVIPWHWFYYFYGALAFAIAWTQHNLRRLSRLGARPTGRPTSAGGLQP; encoded by the coding sequence ATGTCCGAATCAGAACAACTGAGCGTCTCGATCACTGTCCCGACTGCCCGGGCGGACGACAACCTGCGTCTGTGCCTCTCGAGCATCGTTGCTGCTCACCCCCCGCCCGACGAGCTTCTGGTGCTGGTCGATGGGGGCGACCCCGAGGCCTGCGCGCTCGCTGCCCAATTCGGCGCTCGGGTGATGCCGACGGCCCTGCGCTCCGGCCCGGCCGCCGCACGCAATGCTGCCGCCCAATTGGTCACCGGCGCCATTCTCTTCTTCGTCGACTCGGACGTAGTTATTCCGCCCGACGCCGTGGCCCGCGTGCGCCAGGCCTTTGTTGACTATCCGGATGCCGCAGCCATCTTTGGTTCCTACGACGACGCCCCGGCTGCCCCCAACTTTTTCTCTCAGTACAAGAACCTGTTGCATCATTATGTCCACCAGCAGGGCTGCGAAGAAGCCTCGACCTTCTGGGCTGGCTGCGGCGCCATTCGCGCTGATGCTTTCCGCGCCGTGAATGGCTTTGACGCCGGCTATCGCATCCCCTCGATGGAAGACATCGAGCTGGGCTACCGGCTGCGCGCTTCCGGGCGGCGCATCCGCCTGGTCAAGTCGTTGCAGGTCAAGCATCTCAAGCACTGGACGGCCGGGTCGCTCATCCGTGCCGACTTTTTGGCCCGTGCCCTCCCCTGGAGCCGGCTCATCCTCAGCAGTGGCGTGCTGATCAACGACCTCAACGTGACCATTCGCAGCCGCGTGTGTGCGGTTCTGGTGTACGGGCTGCTCCTTGCCCTGGGGCTGGCGATCCGCTGGCCGGTGCTGCTCTGGCTGGCCGCAGTGCAGGTCGCTGCATTGCTCGTCCTCAACGCTGACCTCTACCGCTTTTTCTTGCGCAAACGCGGGTTCTGGTTCACCCTCGCGGTCATCCCCTGGCACTGGTTCTATTACTTTTACGGGGCCCTTGCCTTTGCCATTGCCTGGACGCAGCACAACCTGCGCCGCCTGTCTCGCCTCGGCGCGCGCCCCACAGGGCGCCCGACCTCGGCAGGAGGGCTGCAACCGTGA
- the sfp gene encoding 4'-phosphopantetheinyl transferase sfp — MLPPLEWSTPPRDVVIGPGQCHLWRFRLEPPEAHLWDLLSSDELERAQRYRFSHHEQHFVAGRATLRQILSHYLGLEPGRICFIYSGHGRPALDPACLPDGQPPALDFSLAHSEDRALLAVGLGVRVGVDLERIDPDKVDQDLLSLVCSPGELGQLTPLSHTDQVTRFYRCWTCKEAYLKARGEGLILPMSSIAVLRDDGETLTGPELSDAAYCPGAWSQLVLTAWPGFAAALVWASPQDSDAVRPSFRQWEWRSPA, encoded by the coding sequence ATGCTGCCTCCCCTCGAGTGGTCCACACCGCCGCGCGATGTCGTGATTGGCCCGGGTCAGTGCCATCTGTGGCGCTTTCGGCTCGAACCACCCGAGGCGCACCTGTGGGACCTCCTGTCATCGGACGAGCTGGAGCGTGCCCAACGCTACCGCTTCTCACACCACGAGCAGCATTTCGTCGCCGGCCGGGCGACGCTGAGGCAGATCCTTTCCCACTATCTGGGTCTGGAACCCGGCCGCATCTGCTTCATCTACTCGGGGCACGGGCGGCCCGCCCTGGACCCGGCCTGCCTGCCTGACGGTCAGCCGCCGGCACTGGATTTCAGTCTGGCCCATTCAGAGGACCGCGCCCTGCTCGCGGTGGGTCTTGGAGTCCGCGTCGGCGTCGACCTGGAGCGAATCGACCCGGACAAGGTCGACCAAGACCTCCTCAGCCTGGTCTGCTCCCCTGGCGAGCTGGGCCAACTGACCCCGCTGTCGCACACGGACCAGGTGACCCGTTTCTATCGCTGCTGGACGTGCAAGGAAGCCTATTTGAAGGCCCGCGGCGAAGGGCTTATACTACCAATGAGCAGCATTGCCGTCCTGCGCGATGATGGGGAGACGTTGACTGGGCCCGAGTTGTCTGACGCTGCCTACTGTCCCGGCGCCTGGTCGCAGCTTGTTCTGACTGCCTGGCCCGGATTCGCCGCGGCGCTGGTCTGGGCCAGCCCCCAAGATTCGGACGCTGTCCGGCCATCGTTTCGGCAGTGGGAATGGAGGTCACCTGCATGA
- a CDS encoding 3-beta hydroxysteroid dehydrogenase/isomerase family protein: protein MSQERQRVVLFGATGTMGLEALKELWRRRERYELVLLSRPSEKNRRILAPYITEARVPGEVRKGRAEGDGLTIVWGDATEYKEVELAVAGADWVLDAMAYISPQADYHPEMARAVNTEGIRHIVRAIEQQPGGAERIRLIYTGTVAETGDRLPPIHWGRVGDPLKPSIFDFYATTKVDGERAVLESQLRHWVSLRMTYIMPTTFRELLALQDPIAFHMPLNAFMENITDRDAGFGLVNCLDIADDSDFWRRVYNMGGGPGMRCVAYDFQQQSYRLNGLTGLEACTERRWFALRNFHMQWYEDSGELNEYLHHWRDDLKHYWQMIENDMPAAMKALAAVNRRWPWMRRQVERMTYERMRRMAEEHRNGTAYWYKQGNDRRITAFFKDRATYEAIPDWGAALPTMSPDLPIRRLDHGYDESKAVFDLGDLQGAARFRGGECLSAEWDGNLYSSIRWKCAVGHEFAMRPYTVLKAGHWCPACLPPPWEWDAEARRNPFFAQVWYPNHDRDEDNYYPEDCTNDIVCADQDGSR from the coding sequence GTGAGCCAGGAAAGACAGAGGGTGGTGCTGTTCGGGGCGACGGGGACGATGGGTCTGGAGGCCCTCAAGGAGTTGTGGAGGCGCCGTGAGCGCTACGAGCTGGTACTCCTGAGCCGTCCGTCGGAGAAGAACCGGCGCATTCTGGCGCCTTACATCACAGAGGCGCGCGTGCCGGGTGAGGTGCGCAAGGGCCGAGCTGAGGGCGACGGATTGACCATCGTGTGGGGGGATGCCACCGAGTATAAAGAGGTCGAACTGGCCGTGGCCGGTGCCGACTGGGTGCTCGATGCCATGGCCTACATCTCGCCTCAGGCGGATTACCACCCCGAGATGGCCCGTGCCGTCAACACGGAGGGCATCCGCCACATTGTGCGAGCCATTGAGCAGCAGCCTGGCGGGGCAGAGCGCATCAGGCTGATCTACACCGGCACCGTTGCTGAGACGGGTGACCGTTTGCCGCCAATTCACTGGGGCCGGGTGGGAGATCCGCTCAAGCCCTCGATCTTTGATTTCTACGCTACGACCAAGGTCGACGGCGAAAGGGCGGTGCTCGAGTCGCAGCTCCGCCACTGGGTCTCGCTGCGCATGACCTACATCATGCCCACCACCTTCCGCGAGCTGCTGGCGCTGCAGGATCCCATCGCCTTCCACATGCCACTCAATGCCTTCATGGAGAACATCACTGACCGCGACGCGGGGTTTGGATTGGTGAATTGCCTTGACATTGCCGACGACAGCGACTTTTGGCGACGGGTCTATAACATGGGCGGTGGCCCGGGGATGCGTTGCGTGGCCTACGATTTCCAGCAGCAGAGCTACCGCTTGAACGGGCTAACGGGCCTGGAGGCCTGCACCGAACGCCGCTGGTTCGCCCTGCGCAACTTTCACATGCAATGGTACGAGGACAGCGGCGAACTCAACGAGTACCTGCACCACTGGCGGGACGACCTGAAGCACTACTGGCAGATGATCGAGAACGACATGCCAGCAGCAATGAAGGCGCTGGCCGCAGTCAACAGGCGCTGGCCGTGGATGAGGAGGCAGGTCGAGCGTATGACCTACGAGCGAATGAGACGAATGGCCGAGGAGCACCGCAACGGCACCGCCTACTGGTACAAGCAGGGCAACGACCGGCGCATCACCGCCTTTTTCAAGGATAGGGCCACCTACGAGGCCATCCCCGACTGGGGAGCTGCTCTGCCCACGATGAGCCCGGATTTGCCGATTCGCCGCCTCGATCACGGCTATGATGAGAGCAAGGCCGTGTTCGACCTGGGTGACCTGCAGGGCGCCGCGCGGTTCCGCGGCGGCGAATGTCTTTCTGCCGAGTGGGACGGCAACCTGTACTCGTCGATACGGTGGAAGTGCGCCGTGGGTCACGAATTCGCGATGAGACCCTATACGGTCCTGAAGGCAGGCCACTGGTGCCCCGCCTGTCTCCCGCCGCCCTGGGAATGGGACGCCGAGGCCAGACGCAACCCCTTCTTTGCCCAGGTGTGGTATCCCAACCACGACCGTGACGAGGACAACTATTACCCGGAGGATTGTACCAACGACATTGTCTGCGCCGACCAAGACGGCAGCAGATGA
- a CDS encoding Double zinc ribbon, with protein sequence MTAGNTICPSCGAAVAAGNRFCTGCGKPLDIPRFCGKCGAPMDANAKFCGKCGSTVAVSPVAQAQPAPAAPAPAAAQVSGEPVLGVITGAQRRKGLFGFQAFSIVVTPQRLVFAEMSNKMANEAVKEMQRRAKAAGKGVFGIIRQQLGWMNVLVEKYSAMGPDAALAESKDNFFIPNNTIHKVSIWEQDNDDRPSWTMCKIEAVSGKYEYHLTAGNGKEARQILRNAIGAAVR encoded by the coding sequence ATGACTGCGGGTAACACCATTTGTCCTTCCTGTGGAGCGGCAGTTGCAGCGGGCAATCGCTTCTGCACGGGCTGCGGCAAACCACTCGACATCCCGCGATTCTGCGGCAAGTGCGGGGCACCGATGGACGCCAACGCCAAGTTCTGCGGCAAATGCGGCAGCACCGTGGCCGTGTCCCCGGTGGCGCAGGCCCAACCAGCACCGGCGGCTCCAGCCCCGGCGGCGGCCCAGGTTTCCGGCGAGCCGGTGCTGGGTGTGATCACCGGAGCGCAGCGGCGCAAAGGCTTGTTCGGCTTTCAGGCGTTCAGCATCGTGGTCACCCCGCAGCGGCTGGTCTTTGCCGAGATGAGCAACAAGATGGCGAACGAAGCAGTCAAGGAGATGCAACGCCGGGCCAAGGCTGCGGGCAAGGGCGTGTTCGGCATAATCAGGCAGCAGTTGGGTTGGATGAACGTGCTAGTGGAAAAGTACTCGGCGATGGGCCCTGACGCCGCGCTGGCCGAAAGCAAGGACAACTTTTTCATCCCAAACAACACCATCCACAAGGTGAGTATCTGGGAGCAGGACAACGACGATCGCCCGTCGTGGACCATGTGCAAGATCGAAGCTGTCTCAGGCAAGTACGAGTATCACCTGACCGCTGGCAATGGCAAGGAAGCACGACAGATCCTGCGCAATGCAATCGGAGCGGCGGTTCGGTAG
- the hao1 gene encoding Hydroxylamine oxidoreductase precursor, with amino-acid sequence MRRMSRSLSLVCILFVALVVWAALPRQVSHATPDYAARTGQPCGICHVAPEGGGTLTSKGAAYAKGGYVWPIPAGVTAPNPPTSPALNVLKLVVGYIHLFTAVLWLGTILYVHLMVRPQFLTTGLPKAERKLGWISIAIMGISGVILTTLRYANTGTIFAGTWGKVFIIKLAQYVLLVAMAAVATFVLDRRMKAPKTAPPSAAGEGMTVAALAGFDGKEGRKALVAVDGKVYDVTGNRLWKEGQHMRKHLAGQDLTEELKAAPHGAEVMERVTAAGTLAAGSTAAAEDGQGPRAHRTFVRVAYLNLLLVLGILMCVAWWKWGFTLQKAAPSVPVVQLAPLSDESRQCIACHKTNNFGQAQLEEWSGSVMAKAGTACYECHGAQPDEPDAFAHNGFTISLLVTPKDCGKCHLTEAGQFGASRHAQAGNILASLDNILGERVEGEAAAVMGCRQCHGSQVMLDENHKPTAASWPNTGMGRINPDGSLGACSTCHTRHRFTVAVGREPAACGNCHMGPDHPQVEIYDESKHGVAFKANRERMALAQRPWVLGEDYSAAPTCATCHMSAVPGMGVNHDVGLRISWTLRPAVSVKVEDADTKRARMDSVCAQCHSPPFRASFFQQYDDAVELYNNKFALPAGEIMKALRAAGKLTPMEFDEKIEWTYYMLWHHEGRRARHGAAMMGPDYVQWHGFYEVADRFYNELVVEAEELLPGVTSAVLKEEYHQWRIPK; translated from the coding sequence ATGAGACGGATGTCACGCAGTCTGAGTCTAGTCTGTATTCTCTTTGTAGCCCTCGTCGTGTGGGCTGCTCTTCCTCGTCAAGTTTCCCATGCTACGCCAGACTATGCTGCGAGGACCGGGCAACCCTGCGGCATCTGTCACGTGGCGCCGGAAGGCGGGGGGACGCTCACTTCTAAAGGAGCGGCTTATGCCAAAGGCGGCTATGTCTGGCCCATTCCGGCTGGAGTGACCGCGCCAAACCCACCCACATCGCCGGCACTCAACGTGCTCAAGCTGGTGGTAGGTTACATCCATCTCTTCACGGCGGTGCTGTGGCTCGGCACAATCCTCTACGTTCACCTGATGGTGCGGCCACAGTTTCTGACGACCGGCTTACCCAAGGCCGAACGCAAGCTGGGCTGGATCAGCATCGCGATTATGGGTATCAGCGGGGTGATCCTCACGACATTGCGCTACGCGAACACCGGCACCATCTTTGCCGGGACGTGGGGCAAAGTATTCATCATCAAGTTAGCTCAGTATGTGCTGCTGGTGGCGATGGCTGCCGTGGCCACGTTCGTGCTGGACAGGAGAATGAAGGCGCCCAAGACCGCCCCGCCGTCTGCGGCCGGTGAAGGAATGACGGTGGCTGCCCTGGCGGGGTTCGACGGCAAGGAGGGGCGCAAGGCCCTGGTAGCAGTGGACGGCAAGGTTTATGATGTGACCGGCAACCGCCTGTGGAAAGAAGGCCAGCACATGCGGAAGCACCTCGCTGGCCAGGACCTGACCGAAGAGCTAAAGGCTGCGCCGCACGGGGCTGAAGTGATGGAGCGGGTGACCGCAGCGGGCACGCTGGCTGCAGGCAGCACAGCCGCAGCGGAAGACGGCCAGGGGCCGCGCGCCCACCGCACCTTTGTAAGGGTAGCCTACCTCAACTTGCTGCTGGTGCTGGGCATCTTGATGTGCGTTGCCTGGTGGAAGTGGGGATTCACGCTCCAGAAGGCCGCACCATCCGTGCCAGTGGTGCAGCTCGCGCCACTCTCGGACGAATCGCGGCAGTGCATCGCCTGCCACAAGACGAACAACTTTGGCCAGGCGCAGCTTGAGGAGTGGAGCGGTAGCGTAATGGCCAAAGCGGGCACTGCCTGCTACGAGTGCCACGGTGCTCAGCCGGATGAACCGGATGCGTTCGCGCACAACGGGTTCACCATCAGCTTGCTGGTGACGCCGAAGGACTGCGGCAAGTGCCACCTGACTGAAGCGGGTCAGTTCGGCGCCAGCCGCCACGCGCAGGCAGGAAACATCCTGGCTTCGCTGGACAACATTCTCGGTGAGCGAGTCGAGGGTGAGGCAGCAGCAGTGATGGGCTGCAGACAGTGCCACGGCTCGCAGGTAATGCTCGATGAGAACCACAAGCCTACCGCTGCCAGTTGGCCGAACACGGGCATGGGGCGCATCAATCCCGATGGCAGCCTGGGCGCTTGCTCCACCTGTCACACCAGACACAGGTTCACCGTGGCGGTGGGCAGAGAGCCGGCAGCGTGCGGCAACTGCCATATGGGGCCGGATCACCCGCAGGTCGAGATCTATGACGAGAGCAAGCACGGCGTGGCCTTCAAGGCCAACCGTGAGCGGATGGCCCTGGCGCAGCGCCCCTGGGTGCTGGGCGAGGATTACAGCGCGGCTCCCACCTGCGCCACCTGCCACATGAGCGCTGTGCCGGGCATGGGGGTCAACCACGACGTCGGGCTGAGGATCTCGTGGACGCTCAGGCCGGCAGTCTCGGTCAAGGTGGAGGATGCCGACACCAAACGAGCGCGCATGGATTCGGTGTGCGCCCAGTGCCACTCGCCGCCGTTCCGGGCCAGCTTCTTCCAGCAGTATGACGACGCGGTCGAGCTGTACAACAACAAGTTCGCCCTGCCGGCAGGGGAGATCATGAAGGCTCTGCGCGCCGCGGGCAAGCTGACACCGATGGAGTTTGACGAAAAGATCGAGTGGACCTACTACATGCTCTGGCACCACGAAGGCCGCAGGGCACGCCACGGCGCCGCGATGATGGGACCCGACTA
- the glf gene encoding UDP-galactopyranose mutase encodes MTTDGERILVIGAGPAGLSAAYELVQRGWKPLVLEKASQVGGISRTELHDGYRYDVGGHRFFTKVPEVAQLWTSMLGDDLIKVSRLSRIYYRGKFYQYPLNLWNTLSNLGLWESGLILLSYLRWQALPYKEEETFEQWVTNRFGRRLYRTFFQGYTEKVWGIPCSQIRADWAAQRIQGLSLTQAVLNAIVGTESAKSLISEFLYPRLGPGMMWERFAERVTAGGGEVWLNSEAVRIDRQSERVTAVTVQRGQETLHIPVSGILTSMPLPELIAALSPASPPAVQRAARALRHRSFLTVGLRVPRAPLFPDNWVYVQSPEVQAGRIQNLGNWSAAMVPVAGQTSLGIEYFCNEGDALWTADDADLVRLARHELAQMGLAVESEVLPGPVIRQPKAYPVYDPEYRTNVNLVRGFLAGFDNLQTIGRNGMHRYNNMDHSMLTGILAARNVFGEHNDLWSVNTEDTYHEHMSGHRNDQGGGML; translated from the coding sequence GTGACCACAGACGGAGAGCGCATTCTGGTGATTGGCGCTGGGCCGGCCGGCCTCTCTGCTGCCTACGAGCTAGTCCAGCGCGGATGGAAGCCTTTGGTTCTCGAGAAAGCTTCCCAGGTCGGCGGCATCTCTCGTACCGAGCTGCACGATGGCTACCGTTACGATGTTGGCGGCCACCGCTTCTTCACCAAGGTACCCGAGGTGGCACAGCTCTGGACCTCCATGCTCGGCGATGACCTGATCAAGGTCTCCCGCCTCTCGCGCATCTATTACCGGGGCAAGTTCTACCAGTACCCCCTCAACCTCTGGAACACGCTCTCCAACCTGGGTCTGTGGGAGAGCGGACTGATCCTGCTGAGTTACCTGCGATGGCAGGCGCTGCCCTACAAGGAAGAAGAGACCTTTGAGCAGTGGGTCACCAATCGCTTTGGCCGGCGCCTGTACCGCACCTTCTTTCAGGGTTATACTGAAAAGGTGTGGGGGATCCCCTGCTCGCAGATTCGGGCCGACTGGGCTGCACAGCGCATCCAGGGACTCTCCCTTACCCAGGCGGTGCTCAACGCCATTGTCGGCACCGAGAGCGCCAAGTCGCTCATCAGCGAGTTCCTCTACCCGCGCTTGGGGCCGGGCATGATGTGGGAGCGCTTTGCCGAGCGAGTCACTGCCGGCGGCGGTGAGGTGTGGCTCAACAGCGAGGCCGTGCGCATCGACCGGCAGTCCGAGCGAGTCACAGCGGTGACCGTGCAGCGAGGGCAGGAAACGCTCCACATCCCGGTCAGCGGCATATTGACCAGTATGCCTCTTCCCGAACTGATTGCCGCCCTGTCTCCCGCCTCTCCGCCCGCGGTCCAGCGCGCCGCGCGAGCCCTGCGCCACCGCTCTTTCCTGACGGTCGGTTTGCGCGTCCCGCGAGCGCCCCTCTTCCCCGACAACTGGGTCTACGTTCAGTCTCCGGAGGTGCAGGCGGGGCGCATTCAGAACCTGGGCAACTGGAGCGCGGCCATGGTACCCGTTGCCGGCCAGACCAGCCTCGGCATTGAGTATTTCTGCAACGAGGGCGACGCGCTGTGGACCGCTGACGACGCCGACCTGGTGCGCCTGGCGCGCCACGAGCTGGCCCAGATGGGTCTGGCCGTCGAGTCCGAGGTTCTGCCCGGCCCGGTCATCCGCCAGCCCAAGGCCTATCCGGTCTATGATCCCGAGTACCGGACCAATGTCAACCTGGTGCGCGGTTTCCTGGCTGGTTTCGACAATCTGCAGACCATCGGCAGAAACGGAATGCACCGCTACAACAACATGGATCACTCCATGCTCACCGGCATCCTGGCTGCCCGCAACGTTTTCGGCGAGCACAACGACCTGTGGTCCGTCAATACGGAGGACACGTACCATGAGCATATGTCTGGCCACAGGAACGATCAGGGCGGAGGCATGCTCTAG
- the lgrD gene encoding Linear gramicidin synthase subunit D: protein MTTQSPSADATLPAAPRSAVEAEIAAMAAEVLGLPTVGVEDNLLDLGAASLELGQIIVRVRQRYGVEVRMVPFFDTPTVAYLATLAEQATTRTS from the coding sequence GTGACTACTCAATCGCCTTCTGCTGACGCCACCTTGCCTGCCGCCCCGCGTTCGGCGGTCGAAGCCGAGATCGCGGCCATGGCTGCTGAGGTGCTTGGCCTGCCAACCGTTGGCGTGGAGGACAACTTGCTCGACCTCGGAGCCGCATCTCTCGAGCTGGGCCAGATCATCGTCCGCGTTCGCCAGCGCTATGGTGTGGAGGTGCGAATGGTTCCTTTCTTCGACACTCCCACCGTCGCCTACCTCGCGACCTTGGCGGAACAAGCTACAACGAGAACCTCATGA